In Desulfatirhabdium butyrativorans DSM 18734, one genomic interval encodes:
- a CDS encoding TIGR04063 family PEP-CTERM/XrtA system glycosyltransferase: MNVLHVLNDSIPLISGYSSRAKAIVTEQARLGMHPVVVTSVRQGPTPEAVESIDGIPYYRTAVPARLIPWMRRIGPAAIGVEMALLESRICTILQRESIDIVHAHSPVLCALPAWIAARRFGLPFVYEIRAFWEDAAVDRGRTREGALRYRLTRGIETAVIRRADQIVVICEGLKQDILARGGVPPSAIHVVRNGVDVRGFTPQTRNVALAARLGLEDAVVVGFVGTFYAFEGLPLLVDALERLMASHPRLFGLIVGYGQTEAALKRRIEASPFRSRFLLPGKVPREQVAAYYSLIDICVYPRERRRITELVTPLKPLEAMAMQKVVVASDVGGLRELVHEGENGFLFRAGDAGDLVRVLKRLLEQREAWPQIGGKARQSVIDRHRWDGLCEEYRRVYADVMRRDRRGMS, encoded by the coding sequence ATGAACGTTCTTCACGTCCTGAACGACTCGATCCCCCTCATCTCCGGCTACAGTTCCAGGGCCAAGGCCATCGTCACCGAACAGGCCCGGCTCGGCATGCATCCCGTCGTCGTGACGTCGGTGCGACAGGGGCCAACACCCGAGGCCGTGGAATCGATCGACGGCATTCCCTATTACCGGACGGCGGTTCCTGCTCGGCTCATCCCCTGGATGAGGCGCATCGGGCCTGCAGCCATCGGCGTCGAAATGGCCCTGCTTGAAAGCCGGATTTGTACCATCCTGCAAAGGGAATCCATCGATATCGTGCATGCCCATAGCCCGGTGCTCTGTGCGCTTCCGGCCTGGATCGCCGCCCGGCGCTTCGGTCTTCCCTTCGTGTACGAAATCCGGGCCTTTTGGGAAGATGCGGCCGTCGACCGGGGAAGAACCCGGGAAGGGGCGCTGCGCTATCGGTTGACGCGAGGCATCGAAACGGCCGTCATCCGACGGGCCGATCAAATCGTCGTCATCTGCGAGGGCTTGAAACAGGACATCCTCGCACGGGGTGGGGTGCCCCCCTCGGCCATCCATGTCGTTCGAAACGGGGTGGATGTTCGGGGATTCACGCCGCAGACGAGGAACGTGGCGCTTGCCGCTCGTCTCGGCCTCGAGGATGCCGTCGTGGTCGGGTTCGTGGGAACATTCTATGCGTTCGAAGGATTGCCGCTTCTCGTCGATGCCCTCGAGCGGCTCATGGCGAGTCATCCCCGGCTCTTCGGCCTGATCGTCGGATACGGCCAAACCGAAGCCGCCTTGAAGCGCCGCATCGAGGCCAGTCCGTTTCGAAGCCGCTTCCTTCTTCCCGGCAAGGTGCCCCGAGAGCAGGTGGCCGCCTACTACAGCCTGATCGATATCTGCGTCTACCCGCGCGAGCGCCGCCGCATCACGGAGCTTGTGACCCCGCTCAAACCGCTCGAGGCTATGGCCATGCAGAAGGTGGTCGTGGCAAGCGATGTCGGCGGCCTGCGGGAGCTCGTCCATGAAGGCGAAAACGGGTTTCTGTTTCGGGCAGGGGATGCCGGCGATCTCGTTCGGGTGCTGAAGCGCCTTCTGGAGCAGCGGGAGGCGTGGCCGCAGATCGGCGGCAAAGCCCGGCAGTCCGTCATCGATCGCCACCGGTGGGACGGGCTTTGCGAGGAATATCGGCGCGTCTATGCGGACGTGATGCGCCGCGACAGACGGGGGATGTCATGA
- a CDS encoding nucleotidyl transferase AbiEii/AbiGii toxin family protein — protein MFFRCITSDMAAILAHPVLKELPESTYLAGGTAIALRYGHRISVDVDFFTPKDFDSLQWFERLRQAFGSIFTISVTKLEHNTLVATLNETGFSLFHYPYPLLGECVAAIKFPISVASMIDLACMKLIAVNQRGSCKDFIDLQWILEREGFSLDVLFSWVCQKYGVGEELLLQIRKSLVYFDDAERDLHIRMHDPESGNFILLSDSQWTSTKRFFERLIRQSTHIHGA, from the coding sequence ATGTTTTTCCGATGCATCACCTCGGATATGGCAGCCATTTTAGCCCATCCCGTCCTGAAAGAACTGCCGGAATCGACATATCTGGCAGGCGGAACAGCCATTGCCCTGCGGTACGGCCATCGGATATCGGTGGATGTCGATTTTTTCACCCCCAAGGATTTCGACAGCCTGCAGTGGTTCGAACGGCTACGTCAGGCCTTTGGTTCGATCTTCACGATCTCGGTTACGAAACTCGAACACAATACCCTGGTAGCAACGCTGAACGAAACCGGATTCAGCCTCTTTCACTATCCGTATCCCCTGCTCGGCGAATGCGTTGCTGCGATCAAATTTCCGATATCTGTCGCCTCCATGATCGATCTGGCATGCATGAAGCTCATTGCAGTCAACCAGCGGGGCTCATGCAAGGACTTCATCGATCTCCAATGGATTCTGGAACGCGAAGGGTTTTCCCTTGACGTCCTGTTTTCATGGGTATGCCAAAAATATGGCGTCGGCGAAGAACTGTTGCTGCAGATTCGAAAGAGCCTCGTGTACTTCGACGACGCCGAGCGGGATCTCCATATCCGGATGCACGATCCGGAATCGGGTAACTTCATCCTGCTATCGGATTCCCAATGGACATCGACGAAACGCTTCTTCGAGCGTCTCATCCGGCAATCCACTCACATTCATGGAGCATAA
- a CDS encoding DUF2442 domain-containing protein, with product MSIVVKPQIRIKHVDVDDEMITAYLMDGRIISVPLEWSWRLAEATPEQRKHFEIIGDGHGIHWPDIDEDISAEGMLYGTPALRPKRRPHNERRIHHKIYA from the coding sequence ATGAGCATTGTGGTGAAACCCCAGATTCGGATTAAACATGTGGATGTCGATGATGAGATGATTACGGCCTACCTGATGGATGGGCGCATCATCAGCGTTCCGTTGGAATGGTCGTGGAGGTTGGCGGAAGCAACGCCCGAACAGCGGAAACATTTTGAGATCATTGGAGACGGGCATGGTATTCATTGGCCCGATATTGATGAAGATATCAGTGCAGAAGGCATGTTGTACGGTACCCCTGCTCTACGTCCCAAACGCCGGCCCCATAACGAACGCCGGATCCATCATAAAATCTATGCCTGA
- a CDS encoding glycosyltransferase family 4 protein — translation MHVVLFTNAFPNAVEPQRGAFTLQIARAMKDLTDVDVVAPLPFAPKWTARRHPIAGVAAVEEIEGLCVHHPRYLVLPKIAGATHAATLALAALPMIRAIQRQHRIDLINAHWIYPDGVAAVWIGRRMGIPVYLTALGCDINAYPKMKLRKPQIVWALRHARGLGAVSRNLADGMAALLQERHGRNGIRPERGGKKPDIRVIPNGVDGHRFFPLPAIEARNRLGLEPEGPVVLTVGSQDEVKGTRYLIEAVAMLEEVPGLRLVLVGDGPLRGRLERLGEALGISGRVRFAGKRDHAEIPLWMNAADVFCLPSLREGHPNVVMEALACGIPVVASDVGAVSEVLRPEAGIVVPPADAAALARALRSALQRNWGRDTIRNTVCGASWEACARNYIHWYREMR, via the coding sequence ATGCATGTCGTTCTGTTCACCAATGCCTTTCCGAATGCAGTCGAACCCCAGCGGGGCGCGTTCACCCTTCAGATCGCCCGAGCGATGAAGGATCTAACGGATGTCGACGTCGTTGCGCCGCTTCCGTTCGCTCCGAAATGGACGGCCCGCCGCCACCCCATTGCAGGCGTTGCCGCCGTGGAAGAGATCGAAGGCCTTTGCGTCCACCATCCCCGCTATCTTGTCCTTCCGAAAATCGCCGGCGCCACCCACGCAGCCACCCTTGCCCTGGCCGCCCTTCCGATGATCCGAGCGATTCAGAGGCAGCACCGGATCGATCTCATCAACGCGCATTGGATCTATCCTGACGGAGTGGCGGCCGTGTGGATCGGCAGGCGGATGGGCATTCCGGTCTACCTCACGGCTTTGGGCTGTGACATCAACGCCTATCCGAAGATGAAACTGCGTAAACCGCAGATCGTCTGGGCACTTCGTCATGCCCGAGGACTCGGCGCCGTTTCCCGCAATCTGGCAGACGGCATGGCCGCCCTGTTACAAGAGCGGCATGGACGAAATGGGATACGACCGGAAAGGGGCGGCAAGAAGCCCGACATCCGGGTGATCCCGAACGGCGTCGACGGACATCGATTTTTTCCATTACCCGCCATTGAAGCTCGAAACAGGCTCGGCCTCGAACCCGAGGGGCCCGTGGTGCTGACCGTCGGCAGTCAGGACGAAGTGAAGGGCACCCGGTACCTCATCGAGGCCGTCGCCATGCTCGAGGAGGTTCCGGGGCTTCGACTCGTTCTGGTCGGCGACGGCCCGCTGCGGGGAAGACTCGAGCGGCTCGGGGAGGCGCTCGGCATTTCGGGGCGGGTACGCTTCGCCGGAAAGCGGGATCATGCCGAAATTCCCCTCTGGATGAATGCGGCCGATGTCTTCTGCCTGCCCAGCCTGCGGGAAGGGCATCCGAACGTGGTGATGGAAGCCCTGGCCTGTGGCATCCCTGTCGTCGCAAGCGATGTCGGCGCCGTATCCGAAGTGTTGCGACCAGAGGCAGGCATCGTGGTTCCGCCGGCCGACGCCGCGGCGCTTGCGCGGGCGCTTCGCTCGGCGCTCCAAAGAAACTGGGGCCGCGACACGATCCGAAACACCGTCTGCGGCGCAAGCTGGGAAGCCTGTGCCCGCAACTATATCCACTGGTATCGGGAGATGCGCTGA
- a CDS encoding glycosyltransferase family 2 protein, with amino-acid sequence MPEELAKNLVSVIIPTYNRAEPTCRCIASVLEQDWPAVEILVVDDHSTDDTPQVVAARYPQVRLIRASRRFGPAHLRNIGIRAATGDFLLFLDSDVVLQRPGLIRDQVMRLQEEPTLGEIGGEIPVHLGISDHARGKRLDRLGNNHPVVSTPSDRGRCCDYLATCNVMVRRQTAWTVGGFDPYFIFGGEDVDFGWRIRHRLGLRNVVDFRLSVHHHHAATGRYPDETMRYHLTRVRFDLKHFEPLHNLCLFWIDVLRAMVFYGLLLPKLAIKRMQNEPIVRDNLLGGWNLLRAYAPNLRRYGRIRNSRCTDFLAPEEIRRYEKWIERTSEAHAT; translated from the coding sequence ATGCCTGAAGAGCTTGCAAAGAATCTGGTCTCCGTCATCATCCCGACCTACAACCGGGCGGAGCCCACCTGCCGCTGCATCGCATCGGTGCTGGAGCAGGACTGGCCGGCCGTGGAAATCCTCGTCGTAGACGATCACAGCACGGATGACACCCCGCAGGTCGTCGCGGCCCGCTACCCCCAGGTGCGGCTCATTCGGGCTTCCCGACGTTTCGGTCCGGCCCATCTGCGGAACATCGGCATTCGGGCTGCGACAGGCGATTTTCTGCTCTTTCTCGACAGTGACGTCGTGCTGCAACGCCCCGGTCTCATCCGGGATCAGGTAATGCGGCTTCAGGAGGAGCCGACCCTTGGGGAGATCGGCGGCGAAATCCCCGTGCACCTCGGCATCTCGGACCATGCCCGGGGCAAACGGCTCGATAGGCTCGGAAACAACCACCCCGTCGTTTCCACACCGTCGGATCGGGGGAGATGCTGCGATTATCTGGCCACCTGCAATGTCATGGTCCGCAGACAGACGGCATGGACCGTAGGCGGCTTCGATCCCTACTTCATCTTCGGCGGTGAAGACGTCGATTTCGGCTGGCGTATCCGACACCGGCTCGGGCTCCGCAATGTTGTCGATTTCCGGCTTTCCGTGCATCACCACCATGCAGCAACGGGTCGGTATCCCGACGAGACGATGCGCTACCACCTGACCCGCGTGCGGTTCGACCTGAAGCATTTCGAGCCGCTGCACAACCTCTGTTTGTTCTGGATCGACGTTCTGCGCGCGATGGTCTTTTACGGTCTGCTCCTTCCCAAGCTTGCGATCAAGCGGATGCAAAACGAGCCGATCGTCCGGGACAACCTGTTGGGCGGATGGAATCTCCTTCGGGCCTATGCTCCCAACCTTCGCCGCTACGGTCGGATCCGCAACAGCCGATGCACCGATTTTCTGGCACCCGAAGAAATACGTCGATACGAAAAATGGATCGAAAGGACGAGCGAAGCCCATGCGACATGA
- a CDS encoding radical SAM protein: MRHDRLLPLFAKTPPRLRQQAVKAWCLWRKRRVSANQTPRALIFFITHRCNLRCSHCFFWREINQSVHELTLEDIRKIARSMRHPLSLSLTGGEPFLRSDVPDILDAFNEGCGMHEAAIATNGTLTERIVDTVDTILKRRYLSSFGVQVSIDGTQPTHDAIRQVPGTFQKAMRTIASLTELTRRDPRLSVHAAVAVQKRNLSELEAVVETLLPFRIPIRFNIVRGGSFGVFGLPRSAAVDHDPEDHDGIFLSIEDIRQAFRRLTRLNETAPYRFWSERQRRIWELSLAMLETRKPIFPCYASRMESVLYAQGDVAFCELSRSVANIRDFGLDMAVLWASDAARRMRPLISKCFCIHGCNLTTGLTFDSATVESVLMERAGHRLGQRESGV, translated from the coding sequence ATGCGACATGACCGGCTGCTTCCTCTGTTTGCGAAAACGCCTCCCCGTCTGCGGCAACAGGCCGTGAAAGCCTGGTGCCTGTGGCGAAAACGCCGGGTTTCGGCCAACCAAACACCGAGGGCGCTCATCTTCTTCATCACCCATCGCTGCAACCTGCGTTGCAGCCACTGCTTCTTCTGGCGGGAAATCAACCAGAGCGTCCACGAGCTCACCCTCGAGGACATCCGGAAGATCGCCCGGTCCATGCGCCATCCGCTCTCGCTTTCCCTGACCGGAGGCGAGCCCTTCCTGCGATCCGACGTCCCGGACATTCTCGATGCCTTCAACGAAGGCTGCGGCATGCACGAGGCGGCCATCGCCACCAACGGCACGCTGACCGAGCGCATCGTCGACACGGTTGACACCATCCTGAAGCGCCGCTACCTTTCCTCCTTCGGCGTTCAGGTGTCGATCGACGGGACGCAACCCACCCACGACGCCATCCGCCAGGTACCGGGCACATTTCAAAAAGCCATGCGGACCATCGCTTCGCTGACGGAATTGACAAGGCGCGATCCCCGACTTTCCGTCCATGCGGCTGTTGCGGTTCAGAAACGAAATCTTTCCGAGCTCGAGGCCGTCGTCGAAACCCTGCTGCCCTTCCGGATTCCGATCCGCTTCAATATCGTCCGGGGAGGAAGCTTCGGGGTGTTTGGTCTGCCCCGCTCCGCAGCCGTAGACCACGATCCGGAGGATCACGACGGCATCTTTCTGAGTATCGAAGACATCCGACAAGCCTTCCGACGGCTCACCCGTCTGAACGAGACGGCTCCCTACCGGTTCTGGTCGGAGCGGCAGCGGCGCATCTGGGAGCTATCCCTTGCCATGCTCGAAACCCGAAAGCCCATTTTTCCCTGCTATGCAAGCCGCATGGAATCCGTGCTCTATGCCCAGGGAGATGTGGCCTTCTGCGAGCTTTCCCGAAGCGTTGCCAACATTCGGGACTTCGGACTCGACATGGCGGTCCTCTGGGCCTCGGATGCCGCCAGGCGGATGCGCCCCCTCATCTCGAAATGCTTCTGCATCCACGGCTGCAACCTCACGACAGGGCTCACCTTCGATTCGGCCACCGTGGAATCCGTCCTGATGGAGCGGGCGGGACATCGCCTCGGGCAGCGGGAGTCGGGCGTATGA
- a CDS encoding serine O-acetyltransferase codes for MSGAFQEDVRVFLEQEFEGAYPLWQCLLRLLFVQGFVAVAVYRFGRWAYRLSKPIAIPVRILWFLLSKGVEVFAGIMLPASVEAGPGLYIGHFGGTIINGGVKIGSYCQIAHGVTLGTKGAGRGGGVPVIGDHVYIGAGAKVLGPIRVGHHAVIGANAVVVKDVPDYAVVGGVPARILGTSDKT; via the coding sequence ATGAGCGGAGCGTTTCAAGAGGATGTACGCGTCTTTCTGGAGCAGGAATTCGAAGGAGCCTATCCGCTGTGGCAGTGCCTGCTGCGCCTGCTCTTCGTTCAGGGCTTTGTCGCTGTGGCCGTCTATCGGTTCGGCCGATGGGCCTATCGGCTTTCCAAACCGATCGCCATTCCCGTTCGCATCCTGTGGTTTCTGCTCTCAAAAGGAGTCGAAGTCTTCGCCGGAATCATGCTTCCGGCCAGCGTCGAGGCCGGGCCGGGGTTGTATATCGGCCACTTCGGGGGTACGATCATCAACGGCGGAGTGAAGATCGGCAGCTACTGCCAGATCGCCCACGGGGTCACCCTCGGAACCAAGGGGGCAGGCCGCGGAGGCGGGGTTCCGGTAATCGGCGATCATGTCTATATCGGCGCAGGCGCCAAGGTGCTCGGACCGATCCGGGTGGGACATCATGCAGTCATCGGCGCCAATGCCGTCGTCGTGAAAGATGTGCCGGATTACGCCGTCGTCGGCGGGGTTCCGGCCAGGATCCTCGGAACCAGCGACAAGACTTGA
- a CDS encoding DUF6922 domain-containing protein, with protein MSSIESILSSRRLFWDKAILDPETDRWVIAERVLERGTAAEVDALLAFYGKDWIGQVIRESRNLSPKTVNYFCFLLGIPRKETRCFSDASPRIWQPF; from the coding sequence ATGAGTTCCATCGAGAGCATCCTTTCCAGCAGGCGACTGTTCTGGGACAAGGCGATCCTCGATCCGGAAACCGACCGATGGGTGATTGCCGAGCGCGTCCTTGAACGGGGGACAGCAGCAGAGGTCGACGCCTTGTTGGCGTTTTATGGAAAGGACTGGATCGGACAGGTGATTCGAGAAAGCCGCAACCTCAGCCCAAAGACGGTGAATTATTTTTGTTTTCTGTTGGGCATTCCCCGGAAGGAGACCCGATGTTTTTCCGATGCATCACCTCGGATATGGCAGCCATTTTAG
- the asnB gene encoding asparagine synthase (glutamine-hydrolyzing) has protein sequence MCGICGIWDFEKGRRPDAKGIEAMCAAMRHRGPDAEGSHLGEGIGLGHRRLSIIDLATGDQPMHLSHEGRRLVLVFNGEIYNYRILRSELSQQGAIFTTSSDTEVILWAWFHWGPSCVSHLRGMFAFALYDETADLLFLARDRLGIKPLYLAQTQRSLLFASEIRALLATGRIPTDLNTDVLDAFLSLGYVPGEETLFAGIRKLPPGHWMLCRRNKSPEIHRYWDLADTAPDPSVSYPDACQKLERLLAETVSIHLMSDVPLGVFLSGGLDSSLVCALAARESGSRIQTFSVGYEGAPEANELAYARIVAKALDTDHHEFILSSGRFRDLIPELVETSEEPIVETAAIALHQIAKAARPHATVLLSGEGADEVFAGYGIYGKMLMLEKLHRIAALFPQIPDMRLLDKPFLDERLLKYIDWIRQPLEQRFRGTSADITPSIRKRFYAPSFREGSDRSGYIDRIFRRCFDNVSGRSALSKMLYVDTATWLVDDLLLKADKMTMAASIELRVPFLDHVVVEWAFGLPDEFKRKGSMTKRILRELAGSMLPETILKRPKMGFAVPTRRWFSTDLIAHARRTLRRPAVRRWNLFEPAYIEAMLDRHERGKGDYSRRIFSLLVLDAWIERYVPGWER, from the coding sequence ATGTGCGGCATCTGCGGAATCTGGGATTTCGAGAAGGGCAGGCGCCCCGATGCCAAGGGGATCGAGGCCATGTGCGCAGCCATGCGCCATCGGGGGCCGGATGCCGAAGGAAGCCATCTCGGAGAGGGAATCGGCCTGGGCCATCGACGGCTGAGCATCATCGATCTGGCGACCGGCGATCAACCCATGCATCTTTCCCACGAGGGGCGCCGCCTCGTGCTGGTTTTTAACGGCGAAATCTACAACTACCGCATCCTGCGAAGCGAGCTCTCCCAACAAGGGGCTATCTTCACCACGAGCTCCGACACCGAGGTCATCCTCTGGGCCTGGTTTCACTGGGGACCGTCGTGTGTGTCCCACCTTCGGGGCATGTTCGCCTTCGCCCTGTACGACGAAACTGCCGACCTTCTGTTTCTGGCCCGGGATCGGCTCGGCATCAAGCCGCTCTATCTCGCCCAAACCCAGCGGTCTCTCCTGTTCGCCTCTGAAATTCGGGCCCTCCTCGCAACGGGGCGGATCCCGACCGATCTGAACACGGACGTTCTCGACGCCTTTCTGTCCCTGGGCTATGTGCCCGGTGAGGAAACCCTCTTTGCCGGTATCCGCAAGCTGCCACCCGGCCATTGGATGCTGTGCCGCCGCAACAAGTCCCCGGAAATCCACCGGTACTGGGATTTGGCCGATACTGCGCCTGATCCCTCCGTTTCCTATCCGGATGCCTGCCAAAAGCTGGAGCGGCTGCTCGCCGAAACCGTATCCATACACCTCATGAGCGATGTGCCTCTGGGCGTTTTCTTGAGCGGCGGGCTCGATTCGAGTCTTGTCTGCGCCTTGGCCGCCCGGGAATCCGGTTCTCGGATCCAAACCTTTTCCGTCGGTTACGAAGGTGCACCGGAGGCAAACGAGCTCGCATACGCCCGCATCGTCGCAAAGGCCCTCGACACGGACCACCACGAATTCATCCTGAGTTCGGGACGGTTTCGGGATCTCATTCCGGAGCTGGTGGAAACGAGCGAGGAGCCCATCGTCGAAACGGCCGCTATCGCCCTGCACCAGATCGCCAAGGCGGCAAGACCGCATGCCACGGTCCTTCTCTCCGGAGAAGGGGCGGACGAGGTCTTTGCAGGATACGGCATTTATGGCAAAATGCTGATGCTGGAGAAGCTGCACCGGATTGCGGCCCTCTTTCCGCAGATTCCGGATATGCGGTTGCTCGACAAACCGTTTCTGGACGAGCGCCTGCTCAAATACATCGACTGGATCCGGCAACCGCTCGAACAGCGGTTTCGGGGAACATCGGCAGACATCACCCCATCCATCCGCAAGCGCTTCTATGCCCCGTCCTTCCGGGAAGGATCGGACCGTTCGGGCTACATCGATCGGATCTTCCGCCGATGCTTCGACAACGTTTCCGGTCGCTCGGCCCTTTCGAAAATGCTCTATGTCGATACGGCCACCTGGCTGGTGGACGATCTGCTGCTCAAGGCGGACAAGATGACCATGGCCGCATCCATCGAGCTGCGGGTGCCGTTTCTGGACCATGTCGTCGTGGAATGGGCCTTCGGCCTCCCGGACGAATTCAAGCGCAAAGGCAGCATGACGAAACGGATCCTGCGAGAGCTCGCCGGATCGATGCTCCCAGAAACCATCCTGAAGCGGCCCAAGATGGGCTTCGCCGTTCCGACGAGGCGTTGGTTTTCGACGGACCTGATCGCCCATGCCCGAAGAACCCTCCGCCGACCGGCCGTCCGCCGATGGAATCTCTTCGAACCGGCATACATCGAAGCCATGCTCGATCGCCACGAACGGGGAAAAGGGGATTACAGCAGACGCATCTTTTCGCTCTTGGTGCTGGATGCCTGGATCGAGCGCTACGTTCCGGGGTGGGAGCGGTAG
- a CDS encoding FkbM family methyltransferase, translating to MKLVGGYRSRGKTPHPPPAGFPLISVVTVCRNAASTIEQTLRSVQAQTYPYREHIVIDGQSTDGTIDILRRHDDAIACWISEPDAGIYDAMNKGVALAGGEWIGILNSDDWYPEQTLQHIADAARHHPEADILHGDIFLVDRSGPPYPIFPGSHENLLTKWQIRHPTCFIRKSIYDRYQYDLRYPINADFDFLLRLEAAGYRFVHIDVPLTCFRTGGISNTPRFRAVWDRFRIRRRYRPWVALRLLVMDTWTWLKDWRYSRKTTIHRGAALFEDGKTEMRILFRRLLARLDKQIGFTSRRLSRNAARLEAARGKPFVDTMPGIELPMVIDPSMYFIGAYCRDIFEPEVLAFLRDRLLPGQTAVDVGANVGYISLYMAKRVGPKGRVIAFEPNPYAFGLLERNRRINGFDHLDIHPAGLGASDMDTAFHCGLPGMEVYSSLADIGHPDADVKRFETIDVHLFRADDWMKAAGIDHIHVLKLDVEGAELSVLQGFSDMLEARRIDWILIELSHELSGQFHYRASDILRLLRGYGYRWYSLEWLGRLVPLAGDDIDHARMYAATCNPHTSR from the coding sequence ATGAAACTTGTCGGTGGATACCGAAGTCGTGGAAAGACACCGCATCCCCCACCGGCCGGTTTTCCGCTGATCAGCGTGGTAACGGTCTGCAGAAATGCAGCATCCACCATCGAACAAACGCTCCGAAGCGTTCAGGCCCAAACCTATCCGTATCGGGAACATATCGTCATCGACGGGCAATCGACGGACGGCACGATCGACATTCTCCGACGGCATGACGATGCCATCGCCTGTTGGATCAGCGAGCCGGACGCAGGCATTTACGATGCGATGAACAAAGGCGTGGCTCTTGCCGGCGGTGAGTGGATCGGCATTCTCAACAGCGATGACTGGTACCCCGAGCAAACCCTCCAACACATCGCCGATGCCGCCAGGCACCATCCAGAGGCCGATATCCTTCACGGCGACATCTTTCTCGTCGATCGAAGCGGGCCGCCTTATCCGATCTTTCCGGGAAGCCACGAGAACCTGTTGACGAAATGGCAGATTCGGCATCCGACCTGCTTCATCCGAAAATCGATCTACGATCGCTATCAGTACGATCTTCGGTATCCCATCAATGCAGATTTCGATTTTCTGCTCCGGCTCGAGGCGGCCGGATACCGATTTGTGCATATCGATGTTCCCCTGACCTGTTTTCGGACAGGAGGTATCAGCAACACACCCCGATTCCGAGCCGTGTGGGACCGGTTTCGCATTCGAAGGCGCTATCGGCCATGGGTCGCCCTTCGGCTGCTGGTGATGGATACATGGACATGGCTGAAGGACTGGCGGTATTCCCGAAAAACCACTATCCATAGGGGGGCTGCCCTCTTCGAAGATGGGAAAACCGAGATGCGCATCCTTTTCAGAAGGCTTCTGGCCCGGCTCGACAAGCAAATCGGGTTCACGAGCAGACGGCTTTCCCGCAATGCGGCACGACTTGAAGCCGCCCGGGGCAAGCCTTTCGTGGATACGATGCCCGGCATCGAGCTGCCCATGGTGATCGATCCGTCCATGTATTTCATCGGGGCCTATTGCCGGGATATTTTCGAACCCGAGGTGCTGGCGTTTCTGCGGGATCGGCTTTTGCCGGGACAGACAGCTGTGGATGTGGGAGCCAACGTCGGCTACATCTCGTTGTACATGGCCAAGCGGGTCGGCCCCAAGGGCCGGGTGATCGCCTTCGAACCCAATCCGTACGCATTCGGCCTTCTGGAGCGCAACCGGCGGATCAACGGATTCGATCACCTGGACATTCACCCGGCCGGGCTTGGAGCCAGCGACATGGACACTGCCTTTCACTGCGGTCTTCCGGGAATGGAAGTCTACAGTTCGCTTGCGGATATCGGCCATCCGGACGCTGACGTGAAGCGCTTCGAGACCATCGATGTGCATCTGTTCCGTGCGGACGACTGGATGAAGGCAGCCGGAATCGATCATATCCATGTGCTCAAGCTCGATGTGGAGGGGGCGGAACTCAGTGTGCTGCAGGGGTTTTCCGACATGCTCGAAGCGCGTCGAATCGACTGGATTCTGATCGAGCTTTCCCACGAATTGAGCGGGCAATTCCATTACCGGGCATCCGACATCCTGCGCCTCTTGCGTGGATACGGCTACCGGTGGTACTCCCTGGAATGGCTGGGAAGACTTGTTCCCCTTGCCGGAGATGACATCGACCATGCCAGGATGTATGCGGCAACCTGCAATCCACATACATCCCGTTGA